DNA sequence from the Nitrospirota bacterium genome:
TTGAGGAAAGAGGGCGGCTGACAAGGCATGGAGGATTAAGGCTTGACCATGTTCTTATGACAAGGCAGTTGCTGGATATTATCCCTAATCCCTGGATTGCACATGACATCGGGAAAGAGGTTTTAAACGACTTGCTCAAGAAAAACAGCAAAGAGAAAGTTGCAAATAACCTTGCCTTCATTATTGAGGAGACCCGTAAACATCTGATAGCTGAACGTGACAGATTATCCGAGAAAATATTCAGAGACTTGATTGACAAGAAAAATCTCTGTTTTTTTCTCCTTGCCGGTAAAGGAGGTTATGAACTTCCACCAAGCATAACTGTGAAAAAGAGCAGTAAGAAACTCATCAGGGATGATCATTCTGAAGTTCAAAGGAGTCTTTTTGATTACATCCCTGAAGAAGAATTTAATGAAATGGAAAAATCCATTGCGATATATCTTGATGAGCAGGAAAAGCTTTTATGGTGGTACAGGAATCTTTCAAGACAGGATTACTACATTCAGGGATGGCGCAAGAACAAGATATACCCTGATTTTATTTTTACGAAGACTGATGACACGGGCAGAGATTTTAGCACGGTCTATGTTGTTGAAACAAAGGGCGTTCATCTGAAAGAGTTTGAAGATACTAAATATAAGAGAAATGTTTTTAAGTTTTGCAATGAATTAGGCAAGAAAGTAGAATGGAAAGAACTGAATAAAGAATTTTCAAAGGGAATAGAATTTCAGGTGATAGATGAAAAGGAATGGCAGAGACGAATAAATGAGATATTTGCGGTTTGATCTCTATAAGGATTTTAAATCAGAACTTGAGGCAAGATTGGAGGGGTAAAAATATGCTGCCGGAACTTAAATATGATGAAAAGGGTCTTATCCCCGCGATAATACAGGATGCAGAAAACAACGAGGTCTTGATGATGGCCTATATGGATGAGACTGCTTTGAAAAAGACAATCGAAACCGGTAAGACCCATTTCTGGAGCCGTTCAAGGCAGAAATACTGGATGAAAGGTGAGACCTCAGGCAATGTGCAGCTTGTGAAAGAGATTTCCTATGACTGTGATGAAGATACGTTATTGATAAAGGTCAAACAGGTTGGCTCCGGCGCCTGCCACACAGGAAACAGAAGCTGTTTTTACAGGAGTATTGGGTAAGCACAATTAGAGGTGGAAAGTTTTAAAGCAATAGGGCGTACCCTGATACGCTTTCTGGAGGTTTTTATGGGCTGTATATTCTGCAAGATTGTAGAGAGGAAACTGCCTGCAAAGGTTATTTATGAAGATGACCTTTCGCTCGCCTTTGAAGACATTAATCCCCAGTCACCTGTGCATACCCTTGTGATACCTAAAAAACATATCTCCACGAACCTTGATATTAAAGAAGAGGACAATGCCCTTATCGGCCATCTATTTCAGGTTGCAAATAAAATAGTTAGGGACAAGGGCATTGCCGAGAGGGGCTTCAGGCTTGTGATGAACTGCAATCCTGAATCAGGGCAGGCAGTTTACCACATACACCTCCACATCCTCGGCGGCCGCAGGATGCACTGGCCTCCGGGATAACTAAGAAGTAAGAAGTAAGTTATGAATAACGACTTGGAAAGGGCACAAAGATTAAGGAACATCCTTGAGGAATTAACGGAAGTTAATAAACTGTTCCCTATAGTGGTGGAGGGTAGAAAAGATGAGATAGCCCTGAGGAGGCTCGGTATGGAGGGTGAAATCCTCCATCTTCACCGTGGAAAGAATATCTATGAATTTTGCGAGGATATACTCGACAGACACTCCAGGGTTGTACTTCTAATGGACTGGGACACCAGTGGGGAGAAGCTTAACAGAAAACTTACTGTCAACCTCAGGGGACACTGGGAAGAGTTTGCCCCATTCAGGGAGACAATAAAAGGCCTTGCCCAGAAAGACATAAATGATATTGAGGGCATCGTGAAATTAATAGAAAGGCTTGAGAAAGGTGAACAATAAGGGCAAGCCTTCGGCAGGCTCAGGCTTGGGCCGAGCCTGTCGAGGCCTCAGACCTCTGTTCTTTATTCTCTATTTTCTACTTTTTACTCCGAACCTTGATGCCGCAATCTCGGTCAATGACCAGGTCTGTAAAACCGGCAAGGAGATTTTATTAGAGGCAGAGGTGAAAAGGGGGTTTATAAGAAGCGGCGGAGAGAGGGTAGAATTCTTTGTGAATAATAAATCCATTGGCAGGACACTTTCAGGTGGTGATGGATATGCCTTTTTCCCCTTTGTGCCTGAGAAGGAAGGCATTTATAAAATAAAAGTAAAGGTAAGGGATGAAGATGCAGAGGGAATGCTCTTATCTATAAAGCCAGAGAAAGGCATTGTTGTTATAGATGTTGAGGGGAGTATTTTTGAATTCCGATACATCGGGATGAAGTCACCGAGGCCTGGGGCATCGAAGGCCATTAAAAGAATATCCAGGCGTTATCACATTGTTTATCTCTGGCAGGGCATGATTAACAAAAAAGCCCTTAGAGAATGGCTGGAAAAATACGACATACCTGTCATGCCATTATTAAATATAAGGAGTATTGAAGATCTTAAAGAGCAGGGTTTTTTCTTCAAGGCTGTTATCGGAGGGCCTGCTGCGATTGAGCTGTTCAAGGATTCTAAAACAAAACTTTACAGTTTTGAGGACATCGAGGGTTCGACTGAGCTTAAAGACTGGGACTATGTTAGAAGGGTATTGAAATGAAAATCGGAGATGAGGCAGAGGCACTTGCTGCAGGGTTTCTCAAAAGAAAGGGCTATAGGATCATTGAGAAAAATTATAAGACACCCTTTGGAGAAATCGATATAATCGCCAGAGATGGCGGGACCCTTGTTTTTGTAGAGGTAAAATCCAGGGAGAGTCTTAGTTTTGGCAAGCCATTTGAGGCTGTGAGTGCAGTGAAAAGAAAAAAGATAGCAAATGTTGCCCTGTCATACCTCAAAAGGCTTAAAGAAGAGCCTGCCTGCCGCTTTGATGTGGTTTCAATTTTTTTTAAAGACGGCGAGCCACAAGTCGAACTTATAAGGGATGCCTTTGAGGTTTAAAATATGGTATTATTTTAATACGGGGCGTAGCGCAGCCTGGTAGCGCATACGGTTCGGGACCGTAGGGTCGAAGGTTCAAATCCTTTCGCCCCGACCAGCGAATTGAAAATTGAAGATTGTAAATTGTAAATTGTAAGAATAAATTTCCAATTTGAATTTTGCAATTTCCAATTTACAATAGAGCAAAGCGATATGCCCCTGTAGCTCAGAAAGGACAGAGCAGAGGTTTCCTAAACCTTGTGTCGGCGGTTCGACTCCGTCCAGGGGCACCATACAAAATTTGCAAAGCAAAATTTGTAGTTAAGAGTTAAAAGTGAAAAGTTATAAGTGAAGGAAGAATTTTTAACTCTTAACTTTACATTCTTAACTTTTAACTTTTTTTATCCTGTCTTTGGCATCTCTCTGAATATCTTCCATGTCTTGAGAAGGTCAATTGCCCTCTGCAGTTGTGTATCGTCTTTTTCAGATACCTCGACAGGAACAGTCTCTTTTTCAGTCTCTTTTTCCTTTTGCTGCTCGTTTTCAAGGTGTCTCTCAAGGTCTTTCTCCCTGAGCACCGGATGTTCAGAGACACCTTTTTTGGCCTCAAGTTTGACTACTATGTCGGGTGTAATTCCTGTAGTCTGGATAGATTTATCCTTGGGAGTGTAATATTTTGCAGTAGTGAGTTTTAGCCCTGAGCCATCGCTTAAAGGTATTACTGTCTGGACAGAACCTTTTCCGAAAGTCTGGTTTCCAATGATTACAGCCCTTCCCCAATCTTTCAGGGCTCCTGCCACAATTTCTGATGCACTGGCACTTCCCTCATTAACAAGGACGACCATTGGATACTCGTAATGGGGCTTCTTGCTGTTGGTGTAATACTCTGTCCTCTCACCCTCTCTTCCCTTTATGTATACTACGAGTTTTCCAGAAGGGAGGAATTGACTTGACACATCAACAGCGATGTTCAAAAGCCCTCCAGGGTTGTTTCTCATATCAAGGATTAAAGAATTTATTTTCTCTGCATCGAGCTTTTTCAATGCCTCTGCAAGGTCTGCTGCAGTTTTTTCCTGGAATTGGCTTATCTTTATATATCCGATTCTGTCATCCAGGACCTTGTTTTTTACGCTCTGGATTTTTATTATTTCCCTTATAATTTTGAAATCCCTGGGTTCCTTCCATCCTTCCCTTATTATGGTTATAGTTACTGATGTCCCTTTCGGTCCCCTCAGCTTTGACACTGCATCCTGTAGCCCCATATCTTTTGTGGACTCGTTGTTTATCTTGATAATTTTGTCGCCTGCCTTTATCCCTGCTTTATAAGCCGGTGTATCATCTATGGGTGCTATTACTGTGAGAGCATTGTTCTTAATCCCTATCTGTATCCCAAGTCCCCCGAACTCTCCTTTTGTATCTACCTGCATTTCCTTGAAGGCATCGGGTGTCATAAAGTAGGAGTGCGGGTCAAGGGAATACAACATGCCCTTTATCGCGCCATATACAAGGTCCTTATTTTTTGTTTCCTCCACATAGTTTTTCTTTACCAGGGTCATGATCTCTGTAAACACCTTTAGCTCTTCATACGGCTCTCCTTCTGCGCTTACGCTTCTGGTACTCCACCGGCCAATCATTACACCTGAGAAAGCAACCAGCAGGATAATGACCCATAAAATAATTAACTTTCGCCTATGCATCTTAACCTCCATTTATTTTTTCCTCAACCATTGAGTGGGGTTGAGTGGTTTCCCTTTATGCCTGATTTCAAAATACAGACTTGGTATATTAAGCATACCAGACTCACCTACCTTACCTATAACCTGTTGCTCTTTTATTATATCACCTGTCTTATGAAAAATCTCAGAAAGATGTGCATATAGGCTATGATAGCCGTCCCCGTGGTTGATGATAAGCAGTTGTCCGTACCCTTTGAACCAGTCAGCATATACAACTCTTCCCCTGTAAACAGCTTTTGCAGGTTCCCCTGCATTTGCCTGTATCTCGATGCCATTTTTAAAAACTGGAATATTAAACTCCGGGTTTTTGTGGCTCCCAAACGGCACAAGGACTTTTCCCTCAACAGGCCAGATGAGCCTGCCTTTCAGGCTGGCAAACCCCGTTCCAGTTGTGGGTGGAGGAAGTTCTTTTTTCTCAAGCTCTTTGATCAGTTCGAGGAGTCTTCTGGAAGATTCCTCAAGTTCTTTTATCATATTTTCATGATAGGTTTTTTCATGTTTAATAGAAGCGAGGATTTGGTATTTACGCTGCCGCTCTAACTGCATCTCTTCCTGTTTGTCTTTTACCCTTTGGTTGTTTATCTCGAGCTCTTTCTGCAGGGTCTCCAGCAGATGCATTCTTGCATCAAGTTCTATCAGCTCGCGGTTATAGTCTTCCATAACTTTGCGGTCGTGATAGGCAAGTAAGCTCATATGTTTGGTTTTTCTCATCAGGTCCTGGTAATCTTCTGCTGATAACAGTATTGCTATAGCTTCACTGCGTTGCTGTTTGTATAAACTCCTGAGCCGTTCCTTTAAAAATCTTTTCCTCGCCTCCAATTTGCTGCTAAGGGTTTTTATATCTTCTTCAATAATTTTAATCCCTGCCTGGTTTTCTTTGATACGCCTGTCATAACGCCTCAGCTCTTTTGATTTTTCTGCCAGCGCCTTATCTATTTCTTCCAGCTCTGACAGGATGGATTGCTCGTGTCTCAGGGCCTCTTTTGCCTTTTTCTTTTCCTCGTTGAGTCTTTCCTGAAGTTTTTTATACTCGCTTTTTGGGTCTGCTGCATGGGCCGGTAAGAAGTAAGAGGTAAGAAGTAAGAAGCAAGAAGTAAGAAGTAAGAAGTGAGAAGTAAGAACTGATTTCTTATTTCCTACTTCCCATTTCCTATTTCCCATTTCCCACTTTCTACTTCCCATTTTCAGTACTTTATTTTACCGAGGGCTAAAAAACTCCCCAGTGTGCTTATTATTGCTCCTGCGATGGGTATGGCTGGATAGGCTTCAGGTGGTAGAAATACAAGGCTGCCCTTAATTGATGGCAGGAAATTTACAGCCCGCGTGGTTATAAAAGAATATAGTCCAAAGAGGGTTAGAGACCCAATAGTACCTCCAATGAGTCCTATGATGAAACCTTCTATAAGAAAGGGTGCTTTAATAAATATCTTAGTTGCACCGAGGAGTTTAAGTGTCTCTATCTCTTCGTTCTTTCTGTAAAAAAGGATTTTGATTGTGCTGTAAGTGGCAAAGGCTATTGCTACGGATATTACGCTGCCGAGAAGCAGGCCGATAATCTTCATGACCCTGGCTATTGAATTTAATGATGAGAGCCATTTTTCTCCATATTGAACATCTTCAACACCAGAAAGCGTTTTTATCTTTGAGGCTTTTTCTTTTATTCTGACAGGCTCTATCACATCTCTCCTGAGCCTGAGCTCTATAGAATCAGGCAGGGGATTCTCCTCAAGACTCTCAAGGCCGGGGTTAATCGACTTTAAGGAGCGTTTCATCTCTGCGAAGGCAACATCTTTTGATATATATTTTACTTCAACTATATCACTGTCTTTTTTCAGGCGTTCCTTTAAAGAATTTTTCTCGCTCTCACTTATGTTGTCTTTGAGATATACAACAAGGCCAAAGCCTTCTGCCCAGCGATTCAGGGTTAAATCGATATTAAAAGTAACCAGGGCAAAGGTGCCAAGTACGAGGAAGCCGACTGAAATACTCAGCATCGTAAGCAGGTTTATCCATTTTTCACGCCAGAGGCTTAGAATGGAGACTCTGAGAGAATAAAGAAAACTTTTCACCCTGTTTCCTCCTTATACACCTCTCCATTTTTGAGGCAAATTACTCTGCGCCCTGTGCTAACAAAGAGGTCCCTGTGATGTGTGGCAATAAGGACAGTAGTCCCTCTGGTATTTATTTCATTGAAGAGCTTCATAATGGTGGATGCTGTTTCCGGGTCAAGATTGCCGGTTGGCTCATCAGCGAGAAGGACTGTAGGCTCTGATACCATTGCCCGCGCTATAACGGCTCTCTGTTGTTCCCCACCAGAGAGGTGTTGCGGAAGGCTGTCTGCCTTCTGCCTTAGACCGACATTTTTAAGCACCTCATTTACCTTCTCTCTTGTCTCCCTGAAAGGATGGCCATGAATCCTCAGGGCAAGGGCTACATTGTCAAAAATGCTTTTGTTGGAGAGCAGTCTAAAATCCTGAAAGATTACACCTACGTTTCTTCTTAGAAATGGTATAGTGTTTTCCCTGAGTTTGCTTACATCCCAGCCTGCTACAAATATCTGGCCTTCGTCTGGCTTTTCTGCCCTGTATATAAGTCTGAGGAGGGTGGTTTTTCCAGCGCCGCTCGGTCCTGTGACAAAAGCCATCTCTCCCCTGTCAATGGAGAAATTTACTCCATTCAATGCAGTCAGGGAGTCATAGTGTTTTGAGACGTTTAAAAACTGGATCATAATTTTAGCGCCTCTTTTACAGCAGTTACTATATCCTCTGTAGTAAGGCCATAAAGCTTCAACAGTGCCATTGGGTCGCCAGAGCAGCCAAAGGCGTCTCTGACGCCTATTCTTTTTACGGGGATCGGGTGGTTTTCAGAAAGAACTTCACAAACTCCGCTGCCAAGCCCACCGATTATTGAATGTTCTTCTGCTGTCACTATGGCCCTTGAAGTTTTTGCAGCCTTAAGGATGGTGTTTTCATCGAGAGGTTTTACCGTAGACATATTGATTACTCCTGCATCCAGGCCTTCTGATTTAAGAGTTTCAGATGCCCTCAGGGCAGCCTCAACCATTATGCCATTGGCAATTATATTGGCATCTTTACCCATGTGAAATACATATGCCTTCCCCAGTTTAAAGCAATAGTCTTCTGGCATCACCTGCGGGACTTTTACTCTTCCGAGCCTGATATATGTTGGCCCCCTGTAATCCACCATTGCATTTATCACTGATGTAGTTTCTATGGCATCTGCAGGTACTATAACCGTCATATTTGGCAGGACCCTCATAAGTGCAATATCCTCTAATGCCTGATGGGATGCGCCGTCCTCGCCTACAGTTATGCCGCCGTGGGTAGCAACGAGTTTTACATTTGTGTTCGAATAGCAGATAGTCTGCCTTATCTGTTCCCATGCCCTCCCTGTCTCAAAGATGGCAAAGGTAGAGGCAAAAGGAAGTTTCCCTGATAGGGCAAGCCCGGCTGCTGTCCCTACCATGTCCTGTTCTGAAATGCCTATATTGAAAAACCTTTCCGGGAAGGCTTTTGCAAATTTCCCTGTCTTTGTGGAGCCTGAGAGGTCAGCGTCAAGGACCACTATCTCAGGATGTTTTCTGCCAAGTTCCAGCAAAACTTCTCCATAAGCATCCCTTGTTGCCGCTGGTTTTTTTTCTGTGCTCTTTAATCTATGCTCTGTGCCCTGCATTCTTTCACCCATGGCCGAGCTCTTTAAGGGCCTTTGCAAGCTCATCAGGTGTTGGTGCAACACCGTGATATTCTACCTTCCCCTCAAAAATGGAAACACCCTTGCCTTTTATCGTATGTGCGATAATAATTGTTGGCTTCCCTTTAATGCCTTCAGCCTCATCAAGGGCATTTAGAATTTCTGCCATGTTATGTCCGTCTATTTCAATTACATGCCAGCCAAAGGCCTTCCACTTTTCAGGCAGAGGTGAGACCCTCATGACTTCTTCTACAGGGCCGTCTATCTGTAATCCATTATTGTCTATAATAGCGCAGAGATTATCAAGGCCGTAGTGTGCCGCTGTCATGGCAGCCTCCCATACCTGGCCTTCCTGAACCTCACCATCGCCCAGAAGACAGTATACCCTTGCGGGAATTCTATCGAGCCGCAGTCCTATAGCCATGCCGTTTGCAACTGAGAGTCCCTGACCGAGGGAACCTGTAGAAACCTCAATTCCCGGCAGACTCCTGCAGTTCGGATGCCCCTGTAGGGGACTTCCGATTTTTCTGAGTGTGGAGAGCATTTCTAAGGGGAAATACCCTGCCCTCGCAAGTGCAGCATACAGCAGGGGTGCGGCGTGGCCTTTTGATAAGACAAATCTGTCCCTCTCTTTCCACTCAGGGTCTTTCGGGTTATATCTCATCTTCGAAAAATAAATTGCAGTAACAATGTCTGCTGCAGAAAGTGAGCCTCCTGTATGGCCAGAACCTGCCTCTGAGAGCATTTTTAGAATATCAACCCTTATTGTCCTTGCCATATCCTGAAGCGTCTTTATGTCTGCTGTCTTTTCTGGCATAACCCTCATTTGTCTTCCCCTTCTGAGATATAATCTAATAAAACATCGTCAAGACTCTTTCTGATTGGCTTTTTCTTTGGCGGGTTATTTGTGGTTGCTCCTGTATCAGACCTTCCACTGCTCGTGTGCGTATCAAATTTACCTGTAAGTAAGGCCTTAATCATGATTTTGTGTTGTCTTTCCATCATCTCTCTGATAGTTTTCTTATGCCCCTCTTTGCCCAGGAGATCAGTATAATCAGTTTTCTTGGAGGCGATGACAGCGCCTTTATAATACAGAAGGGTAGTAATTACCGGATTTTTTATGCCTCCATCCTCTGTCTGGATGTGATAGACCTTGTCTTTGTAAGTAATGTTGTTGTTAAAGCCAGTAAGCATTAAAAAATTATAAAACTATAGGGCGTCTGGAAGCAACAGATTTTTGAAACCCAGAATTAGAGATAGGACTAAGAAACAGTAAACAGCAAACTAACTTCCCATAAGCCCTATGGCATTCGGGCTTCTGCGGGCGAAGCCTTTATCCTGGGCAATGACATCAAGTGCTATGCTCTTTATGTCTGCAATATCTGCAGGGATGTCTGGAATTAACCTTGAATCTATAACCTTTATATATGAACCGCATGAGGTGCATGCCTCTACCCTGTATCCTTCCTGATCTTTGACATAAATTATATCTATCTTCTCCCCCTCCAATTCTCCGCAATGTGGGCATCCGATCCTTTTCCACCTCCACTCAGTCTCACAGCCAGTGCAGAACAGATTTTTTATATTGTCCTGTTTTAATATGCCGAGGGAAGGTTTCAGGGCACAGACAGGGCATATCGAAGCATCCAATGATGTGCTTAAATTTTTATTAAAGGTTCTGGCCATATAAAGGTTAATGGGCTTTTCGATTATAAAATCTGACAACTCTTCCATCGGGAAGGTGAATGACAGGCGCTTTTTTATTGCTTCAATAAGTTCACTTCTGTTCGGGATTTCTATTGATTGCATCAATGGTTCGCCATTCTTTGGAGAGGGTATAGCATCTTTTCTATCTGATATTATGATCTGGTGTTCTGAGATAAAGTCTTCATAAATACTTTTTAGCTGCTTATATACATCGAGGAGTTCTTCGATGGTTTCTTTCATGGTTATTAACCCTTCATCAAAAGTCTATATCTGCCCTGCTATCAACAGCACATACCTCATGACAAATCCACCGATGAGTATGAAGAACATCATGATGTTGGTTATGGCAGGTGCCCGCTCCCTTTTCAATAGAGATAATAGAGGTAGAACGAGGCCAAGTATAACAACACCAATCCAGAAGAAGATACCGATGGTTCCACCTATGAGCCTGGAGAGTGCCAATCTCGGTTCGGTGCCATAGAAGTAGAGGGCGATGATAAGAAGAGAGAGTATCGCTACCTCTACGATTATTGCCCTTTTATCCGCCTTCTCCAGTTTCCTGATGGACTCTCTCAACTCCTCTTTCCCTCCTGCAATGAGGCTGATGGCTGCTATTCCTGTAGAAACCCCTGAGGCCATAAAGAGGGCTCCGAGGAGATAAGTTGATGTCCAGAGCACCTGAGAGGTTACACCCAGAAGGACGCCTGTATAGAGGACAAGATATGAAGCAACCACAATAC
Encoded proteins:
- a CDS encoding YraN family protein, producing the protein MKIGDEAEALAAGFLKRKGYRIIEKNYKTPFGEIDIIARDGGTLVFVEVKSRESLSFGKPFEAVSAVKRKKIANVALSYLKRLKEEPACRFDVVSIFFKDGEPQVELIRDAFEV
- the hisI gene encoding phosphoribosyl-AMP cyclohydrolase; its protein translation is MLPELKYDEKGLIPAIIQDAENNEVLMMAYMDETALKKTIETGKTHFWSRSRQKYWMKGETSGNVQLVKEISYDCDEDTLLIKVKQVGSGACHTGNRSCFYRSIG
- a CDS encoding formate dehydrogenase accessory protein FdhE, with amino-acid sequence MKETIEELLDVYKQLKSIYEDFISEHQIIISDRKDAIPSPKNGEPLMQSIEIPNRSELIEAIKKRLSFTFPMEELSDFIIEKPINLYMARTFNKNLSTSLDASICPVCALKPSLGILKQDNIKNLFCTGCETEWRWKRIGCPHCGELEGEKIDIIYVKDQEGYRVEACTSCGSYIKVIDSRLIPDIPADIADIKSIALDVIAQDKGFARRSPNAIGLMGS
- a CDS encoding transketolase, with protein sequence MPEKTADIKTLQDMARTIRVDILKMLSEAGSGHTGGSLSAADIVTAIYFSKMRYNPKDPEWKERDRFVLSKGHAAPLLYAALARAGYFPLEMLSTLRKIGSPLQGHPNCRSLPGIEVSTGSLGQGLSVANGMAIGLRLDRIPARVYCLLGDGEVQEGQVWEAAMTAAHYGLDNLCAIIDNNGLQIDGPVEEVMRVSPLPEKWKAFGWHVIEIDGHNMAEILNALDEAEGIKGKPTIIIAHTIKGKGVSIFEGKVEYHGVAPTPDELAKALKELGHG
- a CDS encoding ABC transporter permease, which encodes MKSFLYSLRVSILSLWREKWINLLTMLSISVGFLVLGTFALVTFNIDLTLNRWAEGFGLVVYLKDNISESEKNSLKERLKKDSDIVEVKYISKDVAFAEMKRSLKSINPGLESLEENPLPDSIELRLRRDVIEPVRIKEKASKIKTLSGVEDVQYGEKWLSSLNSIARVMKIIGLLLGSVISVAIAFATYSTIKILFYRKNEEIETLKLLGATKIFIKAPFLIEGFIIGLIGGTIGSLTLFGLYSFITTRAVNFLPSIKGSLVFLPPEAYPAIPIAGAIISTLGSFLALGKIKY
- a CDS encoding transketolase family protein, with protein sequence MQGTEHRLKSTEKKPAATRDAYGEVLLELGRKHPEIVVLDADLSGSTKTGKFAKAFPERFFNIGISEQDMVGTAAGLALSGKLPFASTFAIFETGRAWEQIRQTICYSNTNVKLVATHGGITVGEDGASHQALEDIALMRVLPNMTVIVPADAIETTSVINAMVDYRGPTYIRLGRVKVPQVMPEDYCFKLGKAYVFHMGKDANIIANGIMVEAALRASETLKSEGLDAGVINMSTVKPLDENTILKAAKTSRAIVTAEEHSIIGGLGSGVCEVLSENHPIPVKRIGVRDAFGCSGDPMALLKLYGLTTEDIVTAVKEALKL
- the ftsE gene encoding cell division ATP-binding protein FtsE — translated: MIQFLNVSKHYDSLTALNGVNFSIDRGEMAFVTGPSGAGKTTLLRLIYRAEKPDEGQIFVAGWDVSKLRENTIPFLRRNVGVIFQDFRLLSNKSIFDNVALALRIHGHPFRETREKVNEVLKNVGLRQKADSLPQHLSGGEQQRAVIARAMVSEPTVLLADEPTGNLDPETASTIMKLFNEINTRGTTVLIATHHRDLFVSTGRRVICLKNGEVYKEETG
- a CDS encoding peptidoglycan DD-metalloendopeptidase family protein is translated as MGNRKWEVGNKKSVLTSHFLLLTSCFLLLTSYFLPAHAADPKSEYKKLQERLNEEKKKAKEALRHEQSILSELEEIDKALAEKSKELRRYDRRIKENQAGIKIIEEDIKTLSSKLEARKRFLKERLRSLYKQQRSEAIAILLSAEDYQDLMRKTKHMSLLAYHDRKVMEDYNRELIELDARMHLLETLQKELEINNQRVKDKQEEMQLERQRKYQILASIKHEKTYHENMIKELEESSRRLLELIKELEKKELPPPTTGTGFASLKGRLIWPVEGKVLVPFGSHKNPEFNIPVFKNGIEIQANAGEPAKAVYRGRVVYADWFKGYGQLLIINHGDGYHSLYAHLSEIFHKTGDIIKEQQVIGKVGESGMLNIPSLYFEIRHKGKPLNPTQWLRKK
- the nrfD gene encoding polysulfide reductase NrfD, producing the protein MNYEWGILVGLYLFVAGVAGGAYFVAAISELFGNERDRKVADIGYPIAFLMIIIGALLITLDLGNPDRVWRLFSILNIQSPMSIGAWSIFVFGIFAFLNMAMAISTSERFKNTILGKLGGFISPAKKVITWIGIVVASYLVLYTGVLLGVTSQVLWTSTYLLGALFMASGVSTGIAAISLIAGGKEELRESIRKLEKADKRAIIVEVAILSLLIIALYFYGTEPRLALSRLIGGTIGIFFWIGVVILGLVLPLLSLLKRERAPAITNIMMFFILIGGFVMRYVLLIAGQI
- a CDS encoding S41 family peptidase; the protein is MEVKMHRRKLIILWVIILLVAFSGVMIGRWSTRSVSAEGEPYEELKVFTEIMTLVKKNYVEETKNKDLVYGAIKGMLYSLDPHSYFMTPDAFKEMQVDTKGEFGGLGIQIGIKNNALTVIAPIDDTPAYKAGIKAGDKIIKINNESTKDMGLQDAVSKLRGPKGTSVTITIIREGWKEPRDFKIIREIIKIQSVKNKVLDDRIGYIKISQFQEKTAADLAEALKKLDAEKINSLILDMRNNPGGLLNIAVDVSSQFLPSGKLVVYIKGREGERTEYYTNSKKPHYEYPMVVLVNEGSASASEIVAGALKDWGRAVIIGNQTFGKGSVQTVIPLSDGSGLKLTTAKYYTPKDKSIQTTGITPDIVVKLEAKKGVSEHPVLREKDLERHLENEQQKEKETEKETVPVEVSEKDDTQLQRAIDLLKTWKIFREMPKTG
- a CDS encoding histidine triad nucleotide-binding protein codes for the protein MGCIFCKIVERKLPAKVIYEDDLSLAFEDINPQSPVHTLVIPKKHISTNLDIKEEDNALIGHLFQVANKIVRDKGIAERGFRLVMNCNPESGQAVYHIHLHILGGRRMHWPPG